From the genome of Brachyhypopomus gauderio isolate BG-103 chromosome 20, BGAUD_0.2, whole genome shotgun sequence, one region includes:
- the LOC143484289 gene encoding interleukin-5 receptor subunit alpha-like isoform X1, translated as MRTSVERLWRCRKLVRCPFLRCLQRRPAKDPLSHLCIGGHVPESFTMNLYGLLFSLSLALADSRDYERFDDIHGPNEFVTCMNEQKMNSSSDAQDNNFLKNYNFSWDNITCMVYKLDQLNCSWSTQTLPKETQYSATLYEHRADRHLSCISDTAKERIECRSFISDKSMTLFLNISIPGHRCTLQRNFDYDDIEKLDPPEMYITLVRSEYIEIRWSLPKEPEDCFVYELQINDENVQLHDVTERFLNKSNIDPTRSYAIKIRTQMSEYCASPIYWSEWSAVMVVGPTESPYRLNALVIACIVFILPMILLTFLLVCKFQRLTEKLLPSVPSPSARVKMLLEKDNFCHVMPPKHVDWVSEGEILQVTS; from the exons ATGCGAACGTCTGTGGAACGTCTGTGGAGATGTCGCAAACTCGTGAGATGTCCATTCTTGAGATGCCTTCAAAGAAGACCTGCTAAAGAT CCTCTGTCACATCTCTGCATAGGTGGCCATGTCCCTGAGAG TTTCACTATGAACCTGTACGGATTGCTTTTCTCACTCTCTTTGGCCTTGGCAGATTCCCGAG ACTATGAACGTTTTGATGATATACATGGACCCAATGAG TTTGTCACATGTATGAATGAACAGAAGATGAATAGTAGTTCAGATGCCCAAGACA ATAATTTTCTTAAAAACTATAACTTTTCTTGGGATAACATCACTTGCATGGTCTATAAATTGGATCAGTTAAATTGCTCTTGGAGCACACAGACGCTTCCTAAGGAAACACAATACTCAGCTACGTTGTA CGAACATAGAGCGGACCGTCATCTATCCTGCATCTCAGATACGGCAAAAGAACGCATTGAATGCCGGAGCTTTATTTCAGACAAGAGCATGACACTTTTCCTCAATATTTCAATACCTGGTCATAGATGTACCCTTCAAAGAAATTTCGACTATGATGACATTG AAAAGTTGGATCCCCCGGAAATGTACATAACCTTGGTGCGGTCAGAATACATAGAGATACGGTGGTCACTGCCAAAAGAACCTGAAGATTGTTTTGTGTATGAACTACAGATAAATGATGAG AATGTCCAATTGCACGACGTAACGGAAagatttttaaataaatcaaacatCGATCCGACGAGGTCCTACGCAATTAAAATCAGAACTCAAATGTCTGAATATTGTGCTTCTCCCATTTActggagtgagtggagtgcagttATGG TGGTTGGTCCTACGGAGAGCCCCTACCGCCTGAACGCACTGGTGATAGCGTGCATTGTGTTTATACTTCCCATGATTCTTCTGACTTTTCTGCTGGTGTGCAAGTTCCAAAG GCTGACAGAGAAGCTCCTCCCATCTGTACCGAGCCCGTCTGCGAGAGTTAAAATGCTTCTTGAGAAAGACAACTTCTGTCAT GTCATGCCACCAAAACATGTTGATTGGGTGTCTGAAGGTGAAATACTGCAGGTGACAAGCTAG
- the LOC143484289 gene encoding interleukin-5 receptor subunit alpha-like isoform X2 yields the protein MAHLHCHSFTMNLYGLLFSLSLALADSRDYERFDDIHGPNEFVTCMNEQKMNSSSDAQDNNFLKNYNFSWDNITCMVYKLDQLNCSWSTQTLPKETQYSATLYEHRADRHLSCISDTAKERIECRSFISDKSMTLFLNISIPGHRCTLQRNFDYDDIEKLDPPEMYITLVRSEYIEIRWSLPKEPEDCFVYELQINDENVQLHDVTERFLNKSNIDPTRSYAIKIRTQMSEYCASPIYWSEWSAVMVVGPTESPYRLNALVIACIVFILPMILLTFLLVCKFQRLTEKLLPSVPSPSARVKMLLEKDNFCHVMPPKHVDWVSEGEILQVTS from the exons ATGGCCCATCTTCACTGTCACAGTTTCACTATGAACCTGTACGGATTGCTTTTCTCACTCTCTTTGGCCTTGGCAGATTCCCGAG ACTATGAACGTTTTGATGATATACATGGACCCAATGAG TTTGTCACATGTATGAATGAACAGAAGATGAATAGTAGTTCAGATGCCCAAGACA ATAATTTTCTTAAAAACTATAACTTTTCTTGGGATAACATCACTTGCATGGTCTATAAATTGGATCAGTTAAATTGCTCTTGGAGCACACAGACGCTTCCTAAGGAAACACAATACTCAGCTACGTTGTA CGAACATAGAGCGGACCGTCATCTATCCTGCATCTCAGATACGGCAAAAGAACGCATTGAATGCCGGAGCTTTATTTCAGACAAGAGCATGACACTTTTCCTCAATATTTCAATACCTGGTCATAGATGTACCCTTCAAAGAAATTTCGACTATGATGACATTG AAAAGTTGGATCCCCCGGAAATGTACATAACCTTGGTGCGGTCAGAATACATAGAGATACGGTGGTCACTGCCAAAAGAACCTGAAGATTGTTTTGTGTATGAACTACAGATAAATGATGAG AATGTCCAATTGCACGACGTAACGGAAagatttttaaataaatcaaacatCGATCCGACGAGGTCCTACGCAATTAAAATCAGAACTCAAATGTCTGAATATTGTGCTTCTCCCATTTActggagtgagtggagtgcagttATGG TGGTTGGTCCTACGGAGAGCCCCTACCGCCTGAACGCACTGGTGATAGCGTGCATTGTGTTTATACTTCCCATGATTCTTCTGACTTTTCTGCTGGTGTGCAAGTTCCAAAG GCTGACAGAGAAGCTCCTCCCATCTGTACCGAGCCCGTCTGCGAGAGTTAAAATGCTTCTTGAGAAAGACAACTTCTGTCAT GTCATGCCACCAAAACATGTTGATTGGGTGTCTGAAGGTGAAATACTGCAGGTGACAAGCTAG